GGCGGTGATGAGCAGCAGGATGCCGCCGGCCACCCGGAAGGCGCCCAGCGACACGCCGAACACCTTGAAGATGACGCCGCCAAAGAGGGCGAAGAAGAGCATCAGCGCGCATGCCACGATGCACGCGCGCCGCGCCGTGCTGCGGATCTTCTCCTCCGAGTCCCCCGCGGTCATCGCGAGGAAGATGGGCACCAGGCCCACCGGATCGACGACGAAGAGCATCGCGGGCAGCGCCACGATGAACAGCGAGAACTGTTCGGACATGCGCCCTCCTACACCGTGAGGCGCAGCTTCCACACCATCGTCAGCGCCTCGACGAAGATGCGCCGGCTCATCTTGGACTGCCCGACCCGGCGATCCTCGAAGACGATGGGCACTTCCTTCACCGTGAAGCCCTGCTTGAGGGTGCGGTAGGTGAGCTCGATCTGAAAGGCATAGCCGGTGCTCTGCACGGCGCTCAGATCGATGGACTCGAGCACCCGGCGGTGGAAGCACTTGAAGCCGCCGGTGAGGTCGCGGATGTCCACCCCGAGGATGCTCCGCGCGTAGAGCGAACCGCCCTGACTGATGAGCTGCCGGCCCACGCCCCAGTTGACGGTGCCGCCGCCGTGCACGTAGCGCGAGCCCAGCACCAGGTCCACGCCGGCCTGGGCCGTGTCCAGGATCGTGGGCAGGTAGCGCGGATCGTGGCTGAAGTCCGCGTCCATCTCCAGGATGTACGTGTAGCCCCAGTCGAGCGCCTGCCGGAAGGCATGGAGGTAGGCGCGCCCCAGCCCCTGCTTCTTCTCGCGGTGGAGCACGCGGATGCGCGGCTCCTTCGCCGCCAGCTCGTCGGCCAGCTTCCCCGTGCCATCCGGGGAGTTGTCGTCGACGACGAGGATGTCCACCCGCGGCTCGGCCGCCAACACCGCGCGGGTGATGGGCTCAAGGTTGTCCCGCTCGTTGTAGGTTGGGATGCAGACCAGCGCTGGATTCATCGCGCGGCGGGACATAGCAGAGCGCTCGGGCTCGCTCCTAGACTTTCGCCGCGGGCAGCAACTCCAGCACCGACTCGGCGGCGCGCGTGGCGGCCCCGGACTCGCCCAGGCGCGTGCGCACTTCTTCCAGCCCCCGGAGCATCTCGTCGCGCGGCGCGCCCGGCACCCACAGGCGGCGGATCTCCCCGGCGATGCGCTCGGGCGTCATGTCTCCCTGGAGCAGCTCGGGCACCACCCGGCGGTTGGCCAGCAGGTTGACGAGCGCCACGTGCGCCACCTTCAGCATCATCCGGCCCACGAGGTAGGTGAGCAGCGACACGCGGTAGACCACCACCAGGGGCCGCTGCATCAACCCCGCCTCCAGCGCCGCCGTCCCCGAGGCGACGATGGCCGCGTCGCTGGCGCCCACCACCTCGGGGGCCCGGCCCTCCACGAGGATGGGCCGCACGCCGCTGCCCTCGAAGCGCGAGAGGATCTCCTCGCGGGCGATCGTGGGCGCCACGGGCACCACCACCTGGAGGCCGGGACGCTCGGCGACCAACGTCTTCGCCGCGCCCACCATGGAGGGGAGGATGCGGCGGATCTCACTCATGCGGCTGCCGGGCAACAGCGCCAGGGTGGGCGCCTCGGGGGGCAGACCGAGCTTCTGACGGAAGGCGAGGGCACTGGCGGGGGCGGGCACCTGCTCCACCACGGGGCTGCCCACGTAGCGCGCGGCGACGCCGGCTTCCCGGTAGAAGTCCTCCTCGAAGGGGAGGATGCAGAGCATGCGGTCCACGAGCCGGGCGATCGTCTTCACCCGGCCCCGGCGCCAGGCCCAGATCATCGGCGACACGTAGTAGGCCACCGGGATGCCCAGCTTCTTGAGCCGCGCGGCGAGCCGGAGGTTGAAGTCGGGGATGTCCACGAGGATGGCGCAGGCGGGGCGGCGCTCGGCGGCGGCCCGTGCGAGGCCCCCCATCACCTGGAGGATGCGCGGAATCTTGGGCAGCACCTCGGTGATGCCCATGACATTGACTTCATGGGCGCCATAGAGCAGCTCCACGCCCTGGGCGGCGAGGCGCGAGCCTCCCATGCCGAAGAAGGACAGGTCCGGGCGGCGCGCGCGCAGGGCGGCGACGAGTTCGGCGGCGTGGGCGTCACCGGACGCCTCGCCGGCCACGACGAGAATCTGGGGGGCGGAGGACAAGGGGCGCGCATCCTACCTGATGCGCCGAACCCGGCCAGGGTGTGCTTGCTTCCGAGGAGGGCGGCCGAGCGGTCCGTTGGCGGTGGAACGGGTGGAAGCGAGGGTGAGAGCGGCCTGATGCAGGGCGGGCCGAGTGTGTACACTCGCGGGCCCGTGAAGAAGCTTCTGCTGGTCGAGAACCATCCCCCCACCCGTGAGCATCTCACCGGGGTCCTGTCTCAAGCCGGCTATACCGTGAGGGCCGTGGGCGAGCCCGGCTCGGCGATGGAGCATTTCGTCGCCGACAATCCCTCGCTGGTGGTGATGTCCGTGGACGTGCCGCGACTGGATGGCGCGCACGTGGGCCACCTCATCCGCAACTACAGCCTGGGGGCGCGCGTGCCCATCGTGGCCATCGACAAGGGCCACCTGGGCCGGGCCCGCGGCGTGGCCTCCCTGGTGGACCTCAAGGTGAACGCCTACGTGGCCGACCCGCTCAAGCCCGGCGAGCTGGTGGGCAAGCTCCAGTCGTTGTCGACCGCCATGGAGCAGGACGCCACCCCGCTCAAGGGGGTGCTGGGGATGCTGGTGCGCCCGGCGGTGATGAGCGGGGATCTCAAGGGGTTTCCGCTGCCGGCGCTGCTGGTGTCGCTCTACCGCCTGCGCCGCGATGGCGTGCTGGTGGTGGCGCACCGGGATCTGACGCGGCGGGT
The DNA window shown above is from Cystobacter fuscus DSM 2262 and carries:
- a CDS encoding polyprenol monophosphomannose synthase; the protein is MNPALVCIPTYNERDNLEPITRAVLAAEPRVDILVVDDNSPDGTGKLADELAAKEPRIRVLHREKKQGLGRAYLHAFRQALDWGYTYILEMDADFSHDPRYLPTILDTAQAGVDLVLGSRYVHGGGTVNWGVGRQLISQGGSLYARSILGVDIRDLTGGFKCFHRRVLESIDLSAVQSTGYAFQIELTYRTLKQGFTVKEVPIVFEDRRVGQSKMSRRIFVEALTMVWKLRLTV
- the lpxB gene encoding lipid-A-disaccharide synthase, which gives rise to MSSAPQILVVAGEASGDAHAAELVAALRARRPDLSFFGMGGSRLAAQGVELLYGAHEVNVMGITEVLPKIPRILQVMGGLARAAAERRPACAILVDIPDFNLRLAARLKKLGIPVAYYVSPMIWAWRRGRVKTIARLVDRMLCILPFEEDFYREAGVAARYVGSPVVEQVPAPASALAFRQKLGLPPEAPTLALLPGSRMSEIRRILPSMVGAAKTLVAERPGLQVVVPVAPTIAREEILSRFEGSGVRPILVEGRAPEVVGASDAAIVASGTAALEAGLMQRPLVVVYRVSLLTYLVGRMMLKVAHVALVNLLANRRVVPELLQGDMTPERIAGEIRRLWVPGAPRDEMLRGLEEVRTRLGESGAATRAAESVLELLPAAKV